A section of the Acidimicrobiales bacterium genome encodes:
- a CDS encoding acetyltransferase: MIPLLLVGAGGFARETADAVRAVNEAGATFELLGFVDDDPARQGTAVAGLPVLGPVSVAAERPDCQLVICTGSPTDYTSRRRLVHRLGLPPDRYATVVHPAASVPASAALGRGTVVLAMAVLTTGLRVGAHVAIMPGVVLTHDDVIDDYATFGAGAMLAGGVHVGEGAYVGSGALVREQHTVGKWSLLGMGAVLTTDLPPGEVWAGVPARKLRRADVPAELLVTAAAGSPAAT; the protein is encoded by the coding sequence GTGATCCCGCTCCTCCTGGTCGGGGCGGGCGGCTTCGCACGAGAGACCGCCGATGCGGTGCGCGCCGTCAACGAGGCCGGCGCCACGTTCGAGCTGCTCGGCTTCGTCGACGACGACCCGGCGCGCCAGGGCACGGCGGTCGCCGGTCTCCCGGTGCTCGGGCCGGTGTCCGTCGCCGCCGAGCGGCCCGACTGCCAGCTCGTCATCTGCACCGGCAGCCCCACGGATTACACGTCGAGGAGGCGGCTGGTGCATCGCCTCGGCCTCCCTCCCGACCGGTATGCCACGGTCGTGCATCCGGCCGCGTCGGTTCCTGCATCCGCCGCCTTGGGACGGGGAACCGTCGTCCTGGCGATGGCCGTGCTCACCACCGGACTGCGGGTTGGCGCCCACGTCGCCATCATGCCCGGCGTCGTGTTGACCCACGACGACGTGATCGACGACTACGCGACCTTCGGAGCCGGCGCCATGCTGGCCGGCGGCGTCCACGTCGGCGAGGGCGCCTACGTGGGTTCGGGGGCGCTCGTGCGCGAGCAGCACACAGTCGGGAAGTGGTCGCTCCTCGGCATGGGTGCGGTCCTCACCACCGACCTGCCCCCGGGCGAGGTCTGGGCCGGAGTCCCGGCCCGCAAGCTCCGTCGGGCCGACGTCCCCGCCGAGCTGCTGGTCACGGCCGCAGCCGGATCTCCAGCCGCAACGTGA
- a CDS encoding DegT/DnrJ/EryC1/StrS family aminotransferase: MSEPVPHPGPIPLVDLGAQHAQIADEVTEGFARVISASGFIGGVEVAGFEKEFAALCGVEHCVAVANGTDAIELALRAAGVGPGDEVIIPANTFAATAEAVARAGARVAFVDCEPEHLLIDVDAVRRRVGARTRAIIAVDLYGQIPVVEELERLAADAGVLLLEDAAQSQGARRHGRPAGSFGVAAGTSFYPGKNLGAYGDAGAVLTSSPDVAHRLRGLRNHGGSAQYQHEMLGFNSRLDALQAVVLRAKLKLLAGWNEQRNQAAAAYAALLTGLPGVTLPGILSGNDHVWHLYVIRVPRRDEVLAALRAAGIGAGIHYPVPVHLQPAFLADGPGPGGCPVAEKAAGLLLSLPLFPGITGAQQEHVAAVLRAALC; this comes from the coding sequence GTGAGCGAACCCGTGCCGCACCCGGGGCCCATCCCCCTTGTCGACCTCGGTGCGCAACACGCCCAGATCGCCGACGAGGTCACCGAGGGCTTCGCGCGGGTGATCTCGGCGAGCGGCTTCATCGGCGGCGTGGAGGTTGCCGGCTTCGAGAAGGAGTTCGCCGCGCTCTGCGGAGTCGAGCACTGCGTGGCCGTGGCCAACGGCACCGACGCCATCGAGCTTGCACTTCGGGCCGCGGGAGTAGGGCCGGGCGACGAGGTGATCATCCCCGCCAACACGTTCGCGGCGACGGCGGAGGCGGTGGCGCGGGCCGGCGCGCGGGTGGCGTTCGTCGACTGCGAGCCCGAACATCTCTTGATCGACGTCGACGCAGTGCGCAGGCGCGTCGGTGCCAGGACCAGGGCGATCATCGCCGTCGACCTCTACGGGCAGATCCCGGTGGTGGAGGAGTTGGAGCGCCTGGCGGCCGACGCCGGCGTCCTCCTGCTCGAGGACGCGGCGCAGTCGCAGGGAGCCCGCCGGCACGGCCGGCCGGCGGGGTCGTTCGGCGTGGCCGCCGGGACCAGCTTCTATCCCGGGAAGAATCTCGGCGCCTACGGGGACGCGGGCGCCGTCCTCACCTCGTCTCCCGATGTCGCCCACCGGTTGCGCGGGCTTCGGAACCACGGAGGAAGCGCCCAGTACCAGCACGAGATGCTTGGCTTCAACTCCCGACTCGACGCGCTGCAGGCGGTCGTCCTGCGGGCCAAGCTCAAGCTGTTGGCCGGTTGGAACGAGCAGCGCAACCAGGCCGCGGCCGCGTACGCGGCGCTGCTCACCGGGCTTCCCGGCGTGACACTGCCGGGCATCCTCTCCGGCAACGACCACGTGTGGCACTTGTACGTGATCCGCGTGCCTCGTCGCGACGAGGTGCTCGCCGCGCTGCGTGCCGCTGGGATCGGCGCCGGCATCCATTACCCCGTCCCCGTCCACCTGCAGCCCGCGTTCCTCGCCGACGGCCCGGGACCGGGCGGCTGCCCCGTGGCCGAAAAGGCCGCCGGGCTGCTCCTGTCCCTACCGCTGTTCCCAGGCATCACCGGCGCCCAACAGGAGCACGTCGCCGCTGTGCTCCGCGCCGCGCTCTGCTGA
- a CDS encoding DapH/DapD/GlmU-related protein: MALDPTVRVHPNGLCESEDVGARTRVWAFAHVLPGARIGEDCNICDHAFVEGRVRLGNRVTVKNGVLLFDGVTVEDEVFLGPGMVFTNDLRPRIGVRTGDDHLLPTVVRRWATIGANATVVCGVTVGEGAFVAAGAVVVSDVGSYALVVGSPARRIGWACRCGLRLGADLVCACGRRYEPLASGAGLRPVEPDSRPVEPDPAG; this comes from the coding sequence ATGGCGCTCGACCCAACGGTCCGCGTCCACCCGAACGGCCTGTGCGAGAGCGAGGACGTCGGGGCGCGCACGCGCGTGTGGGCGTTCGCCCACGTGCTGCCGGGCGCTCGGATCGGTGAGGACTGCAACATCTGCGACCATGCCTTCGTCGAGGGGCGCGTCCGCCTCGGCAACCGGGTCACCGTGAAGAACGGGGTGCTGCTCTTCGACGGCGTCACAGTGGAGGACGAGGTCTTTCTCGGACCGGGGATGGTGTTCACCAACGACCTGCGGCCCCGGATCGGGGTCCGCACGGGCGACGACCATCTCCTTCCCACGGTGGTGCGACGGTGGGCCACGATCGGGGCGAACGCCACGGTCGTGTGCGGCGTCACCGTCGGCGAAGGCGCGTTCGTCGCCGCAGGCGCGGTGGTCGTGAGCGACGTCGGCTCCTACGCCCTCGTGGTGGGGAGCCCGGCTCGCCGGATCGGCTGGGCGTGCCGGTGCGGCCTCCGTCTCGGCGCCGACCTCGTGTGCGCGTGCGGCCGCCGGTACGAGCCGCTGGCGTCCGGGGCCGGGCTCCGGCCGGTCGAGCCCGATTCCCGGCCGGTCGAGCCCGACCCCGCAGGCTGA